GCTTGGCCTTTTTCTTGCCGGCCGCAGCGGCGGCCGAGGTGTCGTAGAGGAGCCAGCAGCCCAGGGCCAGGACAAAGAGCCCGAAGTAGCCCTGATACTGGGAGAAGGAGATCTTGCCGGCGCTCAAGGTGACCGAACCCCAGGCCCCGAGGATCGAGCCGATCCCCAGAATGACCGCCAGCGGCAAAACCAGCCGGCCCATGCGGTAGTAGTTAAACGAGGAGATCAGGGCCGAGAGACCGACCAGAAACTGGTTGGAGCCGCGGATGGAGTCGGTGATGGTCTTGTTGAGCATCGGCGCGGTTTCTTTGAAACTCTTGGCATAGTTGCCCAGTCCGAAGATCGTCATATGGCCGACTCCGGCCATCACCCCGCCGAAGGCGCCGACGGTGGAGAAGATCCAGCCCACCCACACCGCCCAGAAGAAGGCGAGGATCAGGTTGACCTGCGGGCCGCCGGGAATCCCCAGAAACCCCGCCGGCTTGGCGGCATCGATCTGGCCCGCTTCGGTCCCCTGGGGCGCCGCGGCGATGGCCTCCTGAAGCTTGTCGGCCCAGGCCGGCTCCTGCACCAGCCCGAAGACGCAAACCACCAGGGCGGCCAACAACAGATATTTAGTCCATTTTGTCACAGTTCACCTCCTTGAAATATTCCATTGATGGTTGACGGTTAACCTGCTTCCCTGCCGACTCGACCCGCCCAGGTGGAATTTCCCTGCCGTGTTCGGCGATTTTTTCCTAACCGGGCAGCAGAGCCAAGGGCGCGCCCCCTCCGGGCGGTGTCTGAAAACCCCGGCACGCCACTGGCGGACTTGGCTGAACCGGACGCGCGAAACACCTGCCGCAGGGAAATTGACGGCCAGCACTGAAAAGGAAAATACCGCCCGTTGGGCCGGCGCCGGGCAGGTGCCGCCCTACGGGGCCCCGGGAGAGATTGCAGCCTGAACTTGCAGATGCAGATCGGAGCTTAGCTTCTGAAAGTGGGTTAATGTCTAAATTGCGGTTCATTGTCAAGCAAAAAACGGGTCAGCCAAGGCGCTGGCCCATGGCATGATTCATTGCGGCGGAAATCTGGTGAGGAATCGATCGCTGAAAGCTTCCACGTCGGCCGTGTCTTCGAGCCTCTGGTCCAGCAGCCGGGTGAACCCCAACAGAAAACCCAGCATTTCAAGTTTTTTCTCGATGTTACGGGGGGCTATGCCGCGGCGGTTGACATCGATCCCATCGCCCTCGGGGTCGGTTTCGAAGCCATGCGCCCCCAGCACCTGGGATAGAAACCGGATCCGCAGCCGTCTGCGCTCAGGGGCCGCGCCGCCCCCCTTGAAGCGCAAGGCGATATAGTTCTGCTCGGAAACGGGGCCGAACAGGGCGTCGATGACCACAAAGTGATAGCCGAAACGAATGTGGATGTTGAGATAATCATTTGAAATGACGGCGAAACTTGCCAGAATCTGGGAATCGAGGCTGATGATGCCGGCGCTGAGCCGGTCAAACTCCTGCCAGTCAAGATGGCGCAAATTCGAGGACCAGGGAATCTCGGGGTCCCCGAGCCCCTTCCACAGAGCGCGCAGGCCAAGGTTTTGCACCTGCTTCAAAGGAATCCCGCCGCGTCGGGTCAGGCCCTTGGGCCACCGCTTTTCCAGGTCCAGGACATAGAGCGTGACCGGGATTTGGCTGATCAGTTTGCTGGCGCCTGCCCGTCGCATCCCTTTTGAGCCCAGAAAGAACATCTCCTGGACCGCTTTTTCGTGGACGAAGCGCACGATGTCATGGAGCGTCTTGCACCCTTGGGGAACGAAACCGTCAGCCTGAGGGTCCAGCAGGTTGAGGGGCGCGCAGTAATCGAGAATGCGGCCCAGGCGCTTCATGACCGGGCTGTTCTTGGGCAGGCCGCTTTTTTCGCAGGGACTATCGGGAAGCCCCGCCACCGCGCCGGCGAAGACCTTCGCGCTGTCCGCAACGACGGTCACCATCTCCCCGGGTTTCAGGTTTCCGGTGGCCTCCCGGGTGTTGACCAGGGTGGGCACGCCCCACTCCCGCGCAACCGAGACGAAATGCCCGGCCACCGCACCGAGGTCGGTGACCACCGCGCTCAACCGATCCATCACCTGGGCGTATTTGGGGGGGGCGGAGCGGGCCACGAGAACCGAGCCCGTCGGCATATCTTGCAGGTCTTCGAAGGAAGACACCACAAACACCTTGCCCGTACCGATTCCGGAAACTGCCCGGTCGCCTCCCGAAAGTAGAACGGGGTTGGCAACCCCGGACAATTGAATTTGGCAGGAATTTTCGGCTTCCTTTTCCACCTTGAGGGGCCGCGATTGCAGAATCAGCAAGCGGCCCCGGTGGTCCTTGGACCACTCGACGTCCTGGGGGCTTTGGAAAAAGGATTCCAACCGGCGCGCCCAGGCCGCCAGCCGCGCCGCTTCGTGATCGTCAATCGGCGCCGAGTCTTTCTCGTAAACCTCCAGCGGGACGGTTTCAACACCCCCCCGGGCTGAGAGAATTGCCTTGCGGTCCCGTGCGCCCCGGGTCCGGTGGACCACCTCCGACCGGTCCCCCGCCATGGAAAGTTCCAGCACGTCCGGAACCGTGTCGCCCTTGACCAGGAGTTCCCCCAGCCCCCAAATCGCGTAAACGGTGATCCCGGCTTTCGAGGAAGTAAAGGGACTCCGGGAGTAAATGATCCCGCTGGCAGCGGCATCCACCATTTCAAGGGCCAGGACCGCCATGGGCGTATCCCGGTCCAGGAACCCGTTCTTGACTCGGTAGAAGATGGCGCTGGGGGAATATTTGCTTGCAATCACCTCCTTGTAGGCTGCCACCAAGCGGGGCGAATCCACATTGAGAACGGTTTTGAACTGGCCTGCAAACGAAAAGGCAGCGTCCTCCCCCACGGCG
The nucleotide sequence above comes from Desulfobacteraceae bacterium. Encoded proteins:
- a CDS encoding sulfite exporter TauE/SafE family protein, producing MTKWTKYLLLAALVVCVFGLVQEPAWADKLQEAIAAAPQGTEAGQIDAAKPAGFLGIPGGPQVNLILAFFWAVWVGWIFSTVGAFGGVMAGVGHMTIFGLGNYAKSFKETAPMLNKTITDSIRGSNQFLVGLSALISSFNYYRMGRLVLPLAVILGIGSILGAWGSVTLSAGKISFSQYQGYFGLFVLALGCWLLYDTSAAAAAGKKKAKQAAQAFEEAVKKQKSGEKVDTAALGVKVTKMSVTEIVFTFYGVEFRFNPLIPLIGGVAISAIAAFLGVGGGFLLVPFLTAVTDLPMYLAAGTSALAVLISMITSIVTLISKGVQFDWALIGLELVGIAVGSVIGPWSSKYFSDKWLKRLFIVLAFYVGIRYVWRGFFS